The Macaca fascicularis isolate 582-1 chromosome 12, T2T-MFA8v1.1 genome has a segment encoding these proteins:
- the LOC123567967 gene encoding uncharacterized protein, producing MGCCGCGSCGGCGGCSGGCSGGCGGGCGGGCVGCGGGCGGGCGSCTTCRCYRVGCCSSCCPCCRGCCGGCCSTPVICCCRRTCSSCGCGCGKGCCQQKGCCQKQCCC from the coding sequence ATGGGTTGCTGTGGTTGTGGAAGTTGTGGTGGCTGCGGTGGCTGCAGTGGTGGCTGCAgtggtggctgtggtggtggCTGCGGTGGTGGCTGTGTTGGCTGTGgtggtggctgtggtggtggCTGTGGCAGCTGCACCACCTGCAGGTGCTACCGGGTGGGCTGCTGCTCCAGCTGCTGCCCCTGCTGCCGCGGCTGCTGTGGGGGCTGCTGTAGCACGCCCGTGATCTGCTGCTGCCGCCGCACCTGCAGCTCATGTGGCTGCGGCTGTGGGAAGGGCTGTTGCCAGCAGAAGGGCTGCTGCCAGAAGCAATGCTGCTGCTAG
- the LOC123568082 gene encoding uncharacterized protein — MGCCGCGNCGGCGGCGGGCGGGCGGGCGGGCVGCGGGCGSCTTCRCYRVGCCSSCCPCCRGCCGGCCSTPVICCCRRTCSSCGCGCGKGCCQQKGCCQQKCCCQKQCCC, encoded by the coding sequence ATGGGTTGCTGTGGTTGTGGAAATTGTGGTGGCTgtggtggctgtggtggtggCTGCGGTGGTGGCTGCGGTGGTGGCTGCGGTGGTGGCTGTGTTGGCTGTGGTGGTGGCTGTGGCAGCTGCACCACCTGCAGGTGCTACCGGGTGGGCTGCTGCTCCAGCTGCTGCCCCTGCTGCCGCGGCTGCTGTGGGGGCTGCTGTAGCACGCCCGTGATCTGCTGCTGCCGCCGCACCTGCAGCTCGTGTGGCTGCGGCTGTGGGAAAGGCTGTTGCCAGCAGAAGGGCTGTTGCCAGCAGAAATGCTGCTGCCAGAAGCAATGCTGCTGCTAG